GGGTGCAGCCGGCATTCAAGATGCTGACGCGCGTCGCCCGCATCTTCGAGCAGCTGAACAACGCCTGGGACGTGCTGCGCACCATGACGCCGAGCGAATATACGGAGTTCCGCAACGCGCTCGGCCAGTCGTCGGGCTTCCAGTCGTGGCAGTACCGCGCCATCGAGTTCCTGGCGGGCAACCGCAACCTCACCATGCTCAAGCCGCACGAGCACGTGCCGGATATCATGGAGAAGCTGGAGGCGATCCTCGCCGGGCCGAGCCTCTACGACGAGGCGCTGATGCTGCTCGGGCGCCAAGGCTTCGACATCGGCGCGGACGCCGGACGCACCGACTGGCGGCAGACGCGCACGGAAAGCGATGCCGTGCGCGCGGCATGGCGCGAGGTCTACCGCGATCCCGAACATCACTGGGAACTCTACGAACTGGCGGAAAAGCTTGTCGATTTCGAGGATTATTTCCGCCGCTGGCGCTTCAACCACGTCACCACGGTGGAACGCATCATCGGCCTCAAGCGCGGCACGGGCGGCACGGCCGGCGTGTCCTATCTCCGGCGCATGCTCGAGGTAGAGCTGTTCCCGGAGCTCTGGAAGTTGAGGACGGAGCTGTGACGCAGATCGCCGGATTGCGGATCAACACTTTCAAAACGCTCCGCAATCTGCATTCTGGCAAATTCCGACAAGACCAAACGGGAGAAGGACAATGAAGACATTCCTGGCGGCCACCGTCGCCGCTCTTGCTCTGGGCCTTGCCGCGCCCGCTTTCGCCGAGCCGGTGAAGATCGGCATGATCACGAAGCTGTCGGGCGGCGGCGCCGGCCTCGGCGTCGACGCGCGCGACGCTTTCGATCTGGCCATCAAGCTGGCCGGCAACAGCGACATCACCGTCATCACCGAGGACGACGCGATGAAGCCG
The window above is part of the Rhizobiaceae bacterium genome. Proteins encoded here:
- the kynA gene encoding tryptophan 2,3-dioxygenase, translated to MSKPYDPASEGAEMSFRGRMSYGDYLHLEKILNAQETLSPAHDELLFIIQHQTSELWMKLAIHEILSAKQAIREDRVQPAFKMLTRVARIFEQLNNAWDVLRTMTPSEYTEFRNALGQSSGFQSWQYRAIEFLAGNRNLTMLKPHEHVPDIMEKLEAILAGPSLYDEALMLLGRQGFDIGADAGRTDWRQTRTESDAVRAAWREVYRDPEHHWELYELAEKLVDFEDYFRRWRFNHVTTVERIIGLKRGTGGTAGVSYLRRMLEVELFPELWKLRTEL